The proteins below are encoded in one region of Pongo pygmaeus isolate AG05252 chromosome 20, NHGRI_mPonPyg2-v2.0_pri, whole genome shotgun sequence:
- the ZNF552 gene encoding zinc finger protein 552: protein MAGVSPKKAHPCEMCGPILGDILHVADHQGTHHKQKLHRCEAWGNTLYDSGNFHQHQNEYIGEKPYRGSVEEVLFVKRCKFHVSGESSVFSQSGKDFLLRSGLLQQEATHNGTTNSKTECVSPFHGGKTHYSCGGCMKHFSTKHIHSQHQRLLPREERYVWCEYGKSFSKYDSFSNHQGVHSREKPYTCGICGKLFNSKSHLHVHQRIHTGEKPYECEVCQKFFRHKYHLIAHQRVHTGERPYECSDCGKSFTHSSTFHVHKRVHTGQKPYECSECGKSFAESSSLTKHRRVHTGEKPYGCSECEKKFRQISSLCHHQRVHKRKAL, encoded by the coding sequence ATGGCAGGTGTGTCTCCCAAGAAGGCCCACCCCTGTGAGATGTGTGGCCCGATCTTGGGAGACATTTTGCATGTGGCAGATCATCAGGGAACACATCACAAGCAGAAACTGCACAGGTGTGAGGCCTGGGGGAATACATTGTATGACAGTGGAAACTTTCATCAGCACCAGAATGAGTACattggagagaaaccctacagaGGGAGTGTTGAGGAGGTGTTGTTTGTGAAGAGGTGTAAGTTCCATGTGTCAGGGGAGTCATCTGTCTTCAGTCAGAGTGGGAAAGACTTTTTGCTCAGGTCAGGATTACTCCAGCAAGAGGCCACTCACAATGGGACAACAAACAGCAAAACTGAGTGTGTGTCTCCGTTTCATGGGGGAAAAACCCATTACAGCTGTGGAGGATGCATGAAACATTTTAGCACCAAACATATACACAGTCAGCACCAGAGACTGCTCCCTAGAGAAGAACGTTATGTGTGGTGTGAATATGGGAAATCCTTTAGCAAATATGACAGCTTCAGTAATCATCAAGGGGTTCACAGTAGAGAAAAACCTTATACATGTGGGATATGTGGGAAATTATTTAATAGTAAGTCCCACCTCCATGTACaccagagaattcacactggagagaagccatATGAGTGTGAGGTTTGTCAGAAATTTTTTAGGCACAAGTACCACCTCATTGCACACCAGAGAGTTCACACCGGAGAAAGGCCATATGAATGCAGTGATTGTGGGAAGTCATTTACCCACAGCTCTACATTCCATGTACATAAGAGAGTTCACACTGGTCAGAAGCCTTATGagtgcagtgaatgtgggaaatcTTTTGCTGAAAGCTCCAGTCTCACTAAACACAGgagagttcacactggagaaaagccTTATGGGTGCAgtgaatgtgaaaaaaaatttaggcaaATCTCTTCACTTTGTCATCATCAGAGAGTTCACAAAAGAAAGGCCTTATGA